A stretch of Aerococcus christensenii DNA encodes these proteins:
- a CDS encoding CadD family cadmium resistance transporter has product METIVSALLVFVSTSIDYLVVLTILFASQGKKGLKSIYVGQYLGTGLLVLASLIAAYFLNFIPQDWIIGLLGLIPLGLGIRAIFVDEDIDEEDIEGKITGDGSKILAFTSLTVAMGGDNLGIYIPYFTGKSLIEISISLVIFALGILILCKLSQNLASISAIGETVEKYEKVIVPVVFIGLGLYILTENGTINYFIGQVLKVV; this is encoded by the coding sequence ATGGAAACAATAGTATCCGCTTTATTAGTTTTTGTTTCTACATCCATTGACTACTTAGTTGTTTTGACTATTTTATTCGCTAGTCAAGGAAAGAAAGGTTTGAAATCAATTTATGTAGGGCAGTATTTAGGTACAGGACTGCTTGTACTGGCTAGTCTTATTGCCGCTTACTTTTTAAATTTTATTCCACAAGATTGGATTATCGGACTCCTTGGTCTAATTCCGCTAGGTCTTGGTATAAGAGCAATTTTTGTGGATGAAGATATTGATGAAGAAGATATCGAAGGGAAAATTACCGGAGATGGATCAAAAATCTTAGCATTTACAAGTTTAACAGTAGCAATGGGTGGAGATAATTTAGGAATTTATATCCCCTATTTTACAGGAAAGAGTTTGATTGAGATTAGTATAAGTTTAGTAATATTTGCCTTAGGGATTTTGATTCTATGCAAATTATCTCAAAATCTCGCCTCAATTTCTGCTATCGGAGAGACTGTGGAAAAGTACGAAAAAGTAATTGTACCTGTCGTGTTTATTGGACTCGGTCTATATATATTAACTGAAAATGGAACGATTAATTATTTCATAGGTCAAGTCCTAAAAGTGGTGTAA
- a CDS encoding type II toxin-antitoxin system Phd/YefM family antitoxin, which translates to MINIRPVSDLRNKFPEVEEIVINSNTPVFLTKNGYGTMVLMSIKQYSTLTDDIERKLDEADTFAANTSTRLSKDDVFDSARRRIN; encoded by the coding sequence ATGATTAATATTCGCCCAGTTTCTGATTTAAGAAACAAATTTCCAGAAGTAGAAGAAATAGTTATAAATTCAAATACACCAGTATTCCTTACAAAAAATGGTTATGGAACTATGGTTCTAATGAGCATCAAACAATACTCCACTCTCACTGACGACATTGAAAGAAAACTCGACGAAGCAGATACTTTTGCCGCAAACACTTCTACGCGTCTTTCTAAAGATGACGTCTTTGATAGCGCAAGGAGAAGGATTAATTAA
- a CDS encoding site-specific recombinase, whose translation MMKLYTKTANEIDELKGKKQQLLIEKAGQEDAKRRIREMEDFLKSERHDISEYDEKLVRKYIKKIKVYEDRFSVTFKSEISVDIERAS comes from the coding sequence GTGATGAAACTATATACGAAAACTGCCAACGAGATTGATGAACTGAAAGGTAAGAAACAGCAGCTTCTTATAGAAAAAGCAGGTCAAGAAGATGCTAAAAGACGAATCAGAGAAATGGAAGATTTTCTGAAAAGTGAGCGTCACGATATTAGTGAGTATGACGAGAAGCTGGTAAGAAAGTACATCAAGAAAATAAAAGTTTACGAGGACAGGTTCAGCGTAACTTTTAAATCAGAGATTAGTGTGGATATTGAAAGGGCATCGTAA